The proteins below come from a single Dasypus novemcinctus isolate mDasNov1 chromosome 22, mDasNov1.1.hap2, whole genome shotgun sequence genomic window:
- the LOC101415070 gene encoding olfactory receptor 2V1-like, translated as MGRWINESTGTDFILLGFLQRIYAASLLFSLIFLTFLVALLGNIMMMILIWLDSRLHTPMYFLLSQLSIMDFLYSSTIVPKIAIDFLSGKNTISFISCGIQLFLFAALFSAECILLAVMAYDRYVAICRPLHYSVLMCPTVCVLMVAGTWLVALLNALVHVIYTLNLPYCSSRIIQHFFCEIPALLKLVCADTSLYENGIFISGVAFLLIPLSVILASYCQIISTVLRLGSNLGMRKALATCSSHMIVVSLFYGTAIIMYFFPKAYHTPVQDEVVAVFYTILTPMLNPLIYSLRNRDVAKALRKVLGRYTSLTY; from the coding sequence ATGGGAAGATGGATCAATGAATCCACTGGAACTGACTTTATTCTCCTAGGGTTTCTTCAACGCATTTATGCCGCAAGTCTGCTCTTTTCTCTTATCTTCTTGACATTTCTTGTTGCCCTTCTTGGCAATATTATGATGATGATCCTCATTTGGTTGGACTCTCGACTCCATACTCCTATGTACTTCCTTCTCAGTCAACTTTCCATCATGGACTTCTTGTATAGCTCCACTATTGTCCCCAAGATAGCCATTGATTTCCTGTCTGGGAAAAATACcatttcatttattagctgtggaATTCAGCTCTTCCTCTTTGCAGCTCTTTTTTCAGCAGAATGTATTCTCTTGGCTGTCATGGcttatgaccgctatgtggctaTATGCCGCCCTCTCCATTACTCAGTTCTCATGTGCCCTACAGTCTGCGTCTTAATGGTAGCTGGCACCTGGCTGGTTGCTTTGCTCAATGCCTTGGTCCATGTCATATATACACTCAATCTTCCTTATTGTTCCTCCAgaataatccaacatttcttttgtgagataCCAGCTCTCCTGAAACTTGTTTGTGCTGATACATCTCTTTATGAAAATGGGATTTTTATTAGTGGTGTTGCATTCCTCCTTATTCCATTATCTGTCATTCTGGCCTCATATTGTCAGATAATATCTACAGTTTTGAGATTAGGATCAAATTTAGGGATGAGAAAGGCTTTAGCAACCTGTTCCTCCCATATGATTGTGGTGTCTCTCTTCTATGGAACAGCCATCATCATGTACTTTTTCCCTAAAGCCTATCATACCCCAGTGCAGGATGAAGTAGTAGCTGTCTTTTACACTATACTCACTCCCATGCTcaatcccctcatctacagtctTCGAAACAGAGATGTGGCCAAAGCACTCAGGAAAGTTCTGGGAAGGTACACCTCCTTAACATATTGA